In a genomic window of Styela clava chromosome 11, kaStyClav1.hap1.2, whole genome shotgun sequence:
- the LOC120347808 gene encoding uncharacterized protein LOC120347808, which yields MSYIVREDAPYQADDLGNPQQQPPSSQQPMLPSLPQLVEAPFVPMVHVKAFKILGFLQAVGSFLILLCGIIILAASSSSNTSFGGKSVGGAAMVTGVVCGVSSAFGILNAFRTTECRAITGIVLSVFSAIGSSGISAFAASVSAVCAMMSYAANEIDDYGFRYNRNSRASCPAPVSEVLVLLIIVSAPVFIISIVHSAFSCRAMCCLRPQQVVMVNNNLHQATKL from the exons ATGTCTTACATTGTACGCGAGGATGCGCCCTACCAAGCAGACGACCTGGGGAATCCCCAGCAACAACCCCCATCTTCCCAACAACCTATGTTGCCTTCTCTACCACAGCTGGTTGAAGCCCCTTTTGTACCGATGGTTCACGTCAAAGCGTTCAAGATACTCGGG TTCCTACAAGCAGTTGGTTCATTCCTGATATTACTCTGTGGAATAATTATTCTGGCAGCAAGTTCAAGTTCCAATACCTCTTTTGGAGGGAAAAGCGTCGGCGGAGCAGCGATGGTAACTGGAGTAGTG tgcgGCGTCTCTTCAGCCTTCGGGATTTTAAATGCTTTCCGGACTACGGAATGTAGA GCCATCACAGGAATTGTGCTATCAGTTTTCTCAGCAATTGGATCTTCTGGTATATCAGCATTCGCCGCTTCGGTCTCTGCCGTCTGTGCAATGATGAGCTACGCAGCCAATGAGATCGACGATTATGGCTTTCGGTATAACCGCAATTCCCGTGCAAGTTGTccg GCCCCAGTTTCCGAAGTCTTGGTTCTGCTCATCATTGTATCGGCGCCAGTTTTTATTATATCAATCGTGCATTCTGCCTTCAGTTGTAGAGCTATGTGTTGCCTGAGACCTCAGCAG GTCGTCATGGTTAACAATAATCTTCATCAAGCGACAAAATTATAA
- the LOC144429733 gene encoding uncharacterized protein LOC144429733: protein MSYIVREDAPYQAGDLGNPQQQPPSSQQPMLPSLPQLVEAPFVPMVHVKAFKILGFLQAVGSFLILLCGIIILAASSSSNTSFGGKSVGGAAMVTGVVCGVSSAFGILNAFRTTECRAITGIVLSVFSAIGSSGISAFATSVSAVCAMMSYAANEIDDYGFRYNRPSRASCPTPVSEVLVLLIIVSAPVFIISIVHSAFSCRAMCCLRPQQVVMVNNNLHQATKL from the exons ATGTCTTACATCGTACGCGAGGATGCGCCTTACCAAGCAGGCGACCTGGGGAATCCCCAGCAACAACCCCCATCTTCCCAACAACCTATGTTGCCTTCTCTACCGCAACTGGTTGAAGCCCCTTTTGTACCGATGGTTCACGTCAAAGCGTTCAAGATACTCGGG TTCCTACAAGCAGTTGGTTCATTCCTGATATTACTCTGTGGAATAATTATTCTGGCAGCAAGTTCAAGTTCCAATACCTCTTTTGGAGGGAAAAGCGTCGGCGGAGCAGCGATGGTAACTGGAGTAGTG tgcgGCGTCTCTTCAGCCTTCGGGATTTTAAATGCTTTCCGGACTACGGAATGTAGA GCCATCACAGGAATTGTGCTATCAGTTTTCTCAGCAATTGGATCTTCTGGTATATCAGCATTCGCCACTTCGGTCTCTGCCGTCTGTGCAATGATGAGCTACGCAGCCAATGAGATCGACGATTATGGCTTTCGGTATAACCGCCCTTCCCGTGCCAGTTGTccg ACCCCAGTTTCCGAAGTCTTGGTTCTGCTCATCATTGTATCAGCGCCAGTTTTTATTATATCAATCGTGCATTCTGCCTTCAGCTGTAGAGCTATGTGTTGCCTGAGACCTCAGCAG GTCGTCATGGTTAACAATAATCTTCATCAAgcaacaaaattgtaa
- the LOC120347795 gene encoding anosmin-1-like produces the protein MYKYFYLFYLVFVCVITWQPCFGITRKDHEYLLRPRCTSRCLSREAKKILSERYFERNGTKSSISAKDVMKNCAATSERKDCYLCLRPCQRSFSDVANCMELCSGEINCMYSCAFLSDMSQDKMGYCSAPTDFDFAVRVTYWASNSSYTLTPGKRDRGRNSRSCNSECRTDFDCLSSKKCCNVDCAPACRRAVIRKTWVPCLPTAESVTITEKTNAEIQYAELSWTTKRKNDPCTIYLVQEKSTIAKTKPKFRKYGWNTIHETTDDRIALMHLKHGWWYKYRIAAVNTNGTRGFTKETKPFSLSGDPRPPPSPTRLELSRIRIRSGARYNILTVWKLATDIQSDLPIKGFYITVRNKQKTSKIIKEDRKFVRFTKSMQSSGTVFWVTWITGLRMFIPYEISAASASHWENELLISPRAVNITLQFPPSRPTEIVRNLKINLPFITWNGTVSVNVTWDFWYTEAPADLVRFRLCLETVKCYSGNNRNVKMWTIEARKFYLLNELDFACEYEVTVQALYGTFRHQASQVVSHCFRTPPCGLKHELVLTGTKLSADVSASCPTANKKKNPIYFTRFHFYQILKIMENERYSAELQWSPPRYKSTYETVFLYICFDDNTPLQWIYLPVKKTSCILRSLPPSRGYIIRFVTVSRGQAELTSTHYLSTPGLPKRKISQQ, from the exons atgtacaaatatttttatttattttatcttgtCTTTGTCTGTGTGATAACCTGGCAACCCTGCTTTGGAATAACAAGGAAAGATCATGAATATTTATTGAGACCCAGATGTACTTCGAG ATGTCTGTCCAGAGAGGCGAAAAAAATTTTGAGCGAAAgatattttgaaagaaatggAACAAAATCATCG ATATCAGCGAAAGACGTCATGAAGAATTGTGCTGCAACATCAGAGCGTAAAGATTGCTATCTCTGCTTGCGACCTTGTCAAAGATCTTTCAGTGATGTGGCAAACTGTATGGAATTATGCAGCGGCGAGATTAATTGCATGTACAG CTGCGCTTTCCTAAGCGACATGAGCCAAGATAAGATGGGGTACTGCAGCGCACCGACCGATTTCGATTTCGCAGTGAGGGTGACGTACTGGGCCAGTAATTCGTCTTACACTCTGACACCGGGGAAGAGAGATCGCGGAAGAAATTCAAGATCATGTAACTCTGAATGCAGAACGGATTTTGACTGTTTATCCAGCAAAAAG TGTTGCAACGTGGACTGTGCACCAGCCTGCAGACGAGCAGTTATACGCAAGACTTGGGTACCCTGCCTTCCAACGGCGGAGAGTGTAACGATTACAGAAAAAACAAACGCTGAGATTCAGTATGCTGAGCTATCATGGACTACAAAAAGAAAG AACGATCCTTGCACGATCTACCTTGTTCAAGAAAAATCAACGATCGCTAAGACGAAGCCAAAGTTCAGGAAATATGGATGGAATACGATACACGAG ACAACAGACGACCGAATAGCGTTGATGCATCTGAAACACGGTTGGTGGTACAAGTATAGAATAGCAGCCGTAAACACAAACGGTACGAGAGGATTCACGAAAGAAACGAAACCTTTTTCACTATCTGGAG ATCCTCGTCCACCGCCAAGTCCAACACGCCTCGAATTATCACGGATTCGGATTCGTTCTGGTGCAAGATACAACATACTTACAGTGTGGAAACTGGCAACGGACATACAGAGTGATCTTCCAATAAAAG GATTCTACATTACTGTTCGCAACAAAcagaaaacttcaaaaataattaaagaAGACAGAAAATTTGTTCGTTTCACAAAATCAATGCAATCAAGCGGAACGGTATTTTGGGTCACGTGGATAACAGGCCTCCGCATGTTTATCCCATATGAG ATTTCTGCTGCCTCAGCATCGCATTGGGAGAACGAACTCCTGATCAGTCCAAGAGCAGTTAATATCACTt tgCAATTTCCTCCGTCTCGACCAACAGAAATTGTCAGAAACTTAAAGATAAATCTTCCCTTTATTACATGGAATGGCACGGTGTCAGTCAACGTAACTTGGGACTTTTGGTACACAG AGGCGCCCGCCGATCTTGTCAGATTTCGACTATGCCTTGAGACTGTCAAATGTTATTCTGGAAATAATAGAAATGTGAAAATGTGGACAATAGAAGCG CGTAAATTCTACCTTCTGAATGAGCTAGATTTTGCCTGTGAATACGAAGTTACTGTCCAAGCCTTATACGGGACATTTCGACACCAAGCAAGCCAAGTCGTCTCACATTGCTTCCGGACGCCACCTTGCGGTCTCAAGCATGAGCTTGTTTTAACCGGAACTAAATTGTCGGCCGATGTGTCAGCGTCCTGTCCAACAG CCAACAAGAAGAAGAATCCAATCTATTTCACTCGATTTCACTTTTatcaaatactgaaaataatgGAAAACGAAAGATATTCAGCAGAATTACAATGGAGTCCACCACGATATAAGTCAACCTACGAAACCGTGTTTTTGTACATTTGCTTTGACGATAATACACCGTTGCAATGGATATATTTGCCCGTCAAG AAGACAAGCTGCATTTTACGCTCTTTACCACCATCTAGAGGTTACATAATACGATTCGTCACTGTCTCGAGAGGTCAGGCTGAACTAACTTCAACACACTATCTGAGCACTCCTGGTCTGCCAAAGCGCAAAATCTCTCAACAATAA